DNA sequence from the Thermococcus gammatolerans EJ3 genome:
AGATAGTCGCGGAAAAGCCCGACTTCAGCCCGGTTAAGTTTATCAACAGGAGCGTCATGAACAGGCTCGAAAAGACCCTCAATGAAATAGATGCCCCGGCTGAGATCAAGGAGAGCATAGGGCTTGAAAAGGCCGAGGTCGTCAAGTTAAAGAGAGCATTGCTCGCGCTCGGAAAGGACTTCATCCTCGACGAGAGGGGCTACCTCATAGTCTTCAGCAAACCGAGCGCGAGGGAGCTGATACTGAAGTACCTGGGGATGCTGGATGAGGAATGAAACCCTCATCTGGGCGATCGTCACGGTTGTTATCCTTTACCTTGTGTGGTTAGTGGTGAGTCCCGTTGTTTCCCCAATAATCCTCGCCCTCGCAGTTGCCTACGTTACCTACCCCCTCCATGAGAAGCTGCTACCAAAAATCGGCCGGAGAAAGGCCGCCTTTCTCCTGACAGCCATAATAGCTGTTCTCTCATTTTTGTTCCTGATTGGGTTCGTGCTCTGGATCAACGACGTCAAGTACCAGATAGTCAGGTATATGGAGATATCCTTCACCTGGCTCCAGTCGGTAACGGTTTCCTCCCAGAGGATCAACGAAGTCCTAACGGCCATAACCGAGGGGGTAAGATCAAGGATAGAGTCCTACATCGTCAGTTACACGTACTCCATACCGAAGCTCGCGCTGGAGATCTTCGTCATGCTCTTCGTCTACTATGGGGCCCTAGTGAACGCGGAGGAAATCGGGAGGGAACTCTACAACCTCCTGCCACCCCAAAGGAAGGAGTTCGGAATCAGGCTCATCGAGGCCGCCCGCTACACACTGGATACCCTTCTCAAGAGCTGGCTCACCCTGAGTGTTTTGAAGGGGTTCGCAACGGCCCTCGGCTTCTGGGCCTTTGGAATCGCCCCAACGAGCGGTGCAATAGCCCTCGGTATTCTAACGGCCTTCGTTGAGCTCCTTCCCTTCCTCGGTGGCTGGCTCATCTGGATCCCCGGTGTGGTCTACCTCATTCACTCTTCCAACTACGTTCTAGCGTTCCTCTTCGCCGTTTACTCCATAGTTTTCGTATCCCCCCTACCGGACTTCGTGCTGGCCCCCAAGATGACCCTGAGGAGGCGTGGACTGAACGCCCTCATCTCCCTTCTCGGAATCTTCGGTGGCCTCTGGGCCTTCGGACTCGTCGGAATAATAATAGGACCCGTCTCCCTCGGTCTGCTGGCGACGGTTATTGAGGAATGGAAAAAAGCGATGGAGAGCCAACCGGCCGAATAAATGGCGACC
Encoded proteins:
- a CDS encoding PH1570 family protein codes for the protein MLCEEKLEIFENGFEDGKFKLRIEYYGKDARKLLLAVIRELYLPDYGEDYVYPFECAKEFWGIYLDPGEIVAEKPDFSPVKFINRSVMNRLEKTLNEIDAPAEIKESIGLEKAEVVKLKRALLALGKDFILDERGYLIVFSKPSARELILKYLGMLDEE
- a CDS encoding AI-2E family transporter; translation: MRNETLIWAIVTVVILYLVWLVVSPVVSPIILALAVAYVTYPLHEKLLPKIGRRKAAFLLTAIIAVLSFLFLIGFVLWINDVKYQIVRYMEISFTWLQSVTVSSQRINEVLTAITEGVRSRIESYIVSYTYSIPKLALEIFVMLFVYYGALVNAEEIGRELYNLLPPQRKEFGIRLIEAARYTLDTLLKSWLTLSVLKGFATALGFWAFGIAPTSGAIALGILTAFVELLPFLGGWLIWIPGVVYLIHSSNYVLAFLFAVYSIVFVSPLPDFVLAPKMTLRRRGLNALISLLGIFGGLWAFGLVGIIIGPVSLGLLATVIEEWKKAMESQPAE